One window of the Megalops cyprinoides isolate fMegCyp1 chromosome 2, fMegCyp1.pri, whole genome shotgun sequence genome contains the following:
- the ptmaa gene encoding prothymosin alpha-A isoform X2 → MGHVGRDLKEKKLVEETENGKDAPANGNAENEENGEPENEVDDEDDDDVGEEDDEEDDGEGDDDDDDDEVEGGTGKRAAEDDDDDEDDVGTKKQKTDD, encoded by the exons GACcttaaagaaaagaaacttgttgaggaaacagaaaatggaaaagatgCACCTGCTAATGGAAATGCA GAGAATGAGGAGAATGGAGAGCCAGAAAATGAAGtagatgatgaggatgatgatgatgtgggagaggaggatgatgaggaagatgatggCGAAG gtgatgatgatgatgacgacgatgaaGTTGAAGGAGGCACTGGGAAACGAGCAgctgaagatgatgatgatgatgag GATGATGTTGGAACGAAGAAGCAGAAAACTGATGATTAG
- the ptmaa gene encoding prothymosin alpha-A isoform X1 has protein sequence MADTKVDTSSEISTKDLKEKKLVEETENGKDAPANGNAENEENGEPENEVDDEDDDDVGEEDDEEDDGEGDDDDDDDEVEGGTGKRAAEDDDDDEDDVGTKKQKTDD, from the exons ATGGCAGACACAAAAGTAGATACCAGTTCGGAGATCTCCACAAAG GACcttaaagaaaagaaacttgttgaggaaacagaaaatggaaaagatgCACCTGCTAATGGAAATGCA GAGAATGAGGAGAATGGAGAGCCAGAAAATGAAGtagatgatgaggatgatgatgatgtgggagaggaggatgatgaggaagatgatggCGAAG gtgatgatgatgatgacgacgatgaaGTTGAAGGAGGCACTGGGAAACGAGCAgctgaagatgatgatgatgatgag GATGATGTTGGAACGAAGAAGCAGAAAACTGATGATTAG